The Paenibacillus uliginis N3/975 genome has a window encoding:
- a CDS encoding ABC transporter substrate-binding protein yields the protein MGKMRWVSLLLATMMLLITACNVNMGEEKKPQPTDNKPGTETEVKAGTQKVVFWHAMGGANTKVVDQLVANFNESQDKVQVEAVYQGNYDDLLSKLKASMGTNDGPSVVQMYEIGSRFMIDSKLIKPMQDFIDTDKWDVSQLESNISGYYTFDNKLYSMPFNTSNPILYYNKDLFKDAGLDPENPPKTFEELKEAADTISKKGKAVGANFAIYGWFMEQLFANQGAEYVNNGNGRDGLATESLVNTEAGVKVLTWWKDLIDTKAANNLGRKTDDSKKAFSAGQVAMILDSTAALKGLVDSSTGKFEVGTAFLPKPADAKDGGVIVGGASLWMMNNRPDEEQKAAWEFIKFLTSPSQQAYWHINTGYFPITTKAYEEESVKENLKKFPQFQTAIDQLHQTKLNKATQGAVMGVFPEARQIVEGAIEEVLNNKKSPQQALDDAAKEITSKIQDYNRTVK from the coding sequence ATGGGAAAAATGAGATGGGTCAGTCTGCTGCTCGCCACCATGATGCTGCTCATAACGGCCTGTAATGTAAACATGGGCGAGGAAAAAAAACCACAGCCAACCGATAACAAGCCTGGGACCGAAACGGAAGTGAAAGCCGGGACGCAGAAGGTCGTGTTCTGGCATGCGATGGGCGGGGCCAATACGAAGGTTGTTGACCAGCTCGTAGCTAACTTTAATGAATCCCAGGATAAGGTACAGGTTGAAGCTGTGTACCAAGGCAACTATGACGATTTATTAAGCAAGCTGAAGGCGTCCATGGGAACCAATGATGGACCATCTGTTGTGCAGATGTACGAAATCGGTAGCCGGTTCATGATCGATTCCAAGTTGATCAAACCGATGCAGGATTTTATCGACACGGACAAATGGGATGTCAGTCAGCTGGAGTCGAACATCAGCGGATATTATACATTTGATAACAAGCTATACTCCATGCCGTTCAATACGTCGAATCCGATTTTGTACTATAACAAGGATTTGTTCAAGGATGCGGGGCTGGATCCTGAAAATCCACCAAAAACGTTTGAAGAACTGAAAGAAGCAGCGGACACAATTTCGAAAAAAGGAAAAGCGGTTGGTGCAAACTTCGCGATTTACGGCTGGTTTATGGAACAGTTGTTTGCGAACCAAGGTGCAGAATATGTGAACAACGGCAACGGCCGGGACGGACTCGCTACCGAATCGCTTGTGAATACCGAGGCTGGTGTGAAAGTGCTGACCTGGTGGAAGGACCTGATCGATACGAAGGCGGCTAACAACTTGGGACGTAAAACGGACGATTCCAAGAAAGCATTCTCTGCTGGTCAGGTGGCTATGATTCTCGATTCCACTGCAGCCTTGAAAGGGTTGGTTGACAGCAGCACAGGTAAATTTGAAGTAGGTACGGCATTTCTTCCTAAACCGGCAGATGCCAAGGATGGTGGAGTTATCGTTGGCGGCGCCAGTCTGTGGATGATGAACAACCGTCCGGACGAGGAGCAAAAAGCGGCGTGGGAGTTTATCAAGTTCCTGACTTCTCCTTCACAGCAAGCGTACTGGCATATCAATACCGGTTACTTCCCGATTACAACCAAAGCGTATGAGGAAGAAAGCGTGAAGGAAAACCTGAAAAAGTTCCCGCAGTTCCAAACAGCGATTGATCAGCTGCACCAAACGAAATTGAACAAAGCTACGCAGGGGGCGGTGATGGGAGTATTCCCGGAAGCGAGACAGATTGTCGAAGGTGCGATTGAAGAGGTGCTCAACAACAAAAAATCACCACAGCAGGCTCTGGATGATGCGGCAAAAGAAATTACGTCCAAAATCCAAGATTACAATCGTACAGTGAAATAA